The following DNA comes from Mustela nigripes isolate SB6536 chromosome 15, MUSNIG.SB6536, whole genome shotgun sequence.
agtctgatgcctaactgtctgagccacccaggcacaaccttccatttatttttctgatagtaGTGTCAATACAATTAACCCATACTTGACATTTTAGTTTAGGTGAATGGAAAGCAAATCACAGATCTTCATATTGAGAGGAACTATACTCAAGGAACCTCATTCAAAAGGCCTCTTCTGCTTGGGGACCTGACTTCAATGACAAGATCCTGACCCAGACCCTGATGCTATAATGGGAAAGAACAAGTATTCTGCATGtaggaaaaatgcaaataatctaCGACCAAAAGGTGAACTGTGGCAGTTTTAAAACATAGTCCCAAAATTCTTTGACACTCCTCTCATTGAGAAATGGAGTCTATGTCCCCTCCCCATGGATCTGGGTAGGATGATGATGGTTCAGTCAGTACAGAACAGTATAAGTAAACGCTGTGTGACTTCTGGTGCTGCAGGGAAAGACCATGTAGCATCTTCCTGGACCTCCGGCCAACACTTTCTCTGGGGGAAGCTGGCTACCATGATTATCCTGAGCCTACCTGCCATGCTGGAGAGACCATGTGGACGTGTTCCAATAGACAGACCCAGCTGAGCTTTCAGACAACAGTCAGCAGCAACTGCCGGCCATGTGAGTGAGCCATTCTGGATGCCTGCCCAACCAAGCCTTCATCCCCAGCCAACACCCTCTTGCAACTGTGAAAGACCCAAAGAAGAACTGCACGGCTAAGCCCTCCTCAAATTGCTGACTCACAAAattgtgaacaaaataaaatgatggttgTTTTAAGCTACTCTGTTTGAGGTACTTCCCACGTGGCAGGAGTAACTGGAGCAAACGGGACCAGTTTAAACCAGATTACACAAGAGTAGAAATTGATGAATGGTGAAGATACTGAAGCAACTTGAGAAATTtagcagggaaggaaaggaaaaaatacgACATAGTGATGTGGGGGGCAAGCTGACTTCAGAGAAGTTTCTTCTAGGATGGGAGAGTGGAGCCAatggagagaaagagtgtgaagATGTAAGAGTCATCCTCAGAGAGGTCTGGCATGACCAGGTCAGATGGACAGAGCCTTGGGTGGAAGGCAGTGCAGTTTCTGCTTGTACAGTCCAAGGACGGAGGGGAAGATAGGTCTGTCTGTGAAGacctgtcctgggatcgagccccgcattgggctcactactcaacagggagcctgcttccctcctctctctggctgcctctctgtctgtcaaataaataaataaaatctttaaaaaaaaaacaaatataagagtcacagtttgtttgtttttaaacttagctctccaggggcgcttgggtggctcagtcaattaagtgcccaactcctggttttggctcaggtcatgatctcaggatcatgagactgagccccacatcaggctctgcactcagtgcagagtccacttgaaatttctccctctccctctctctctgcccctcactgtgcttgtgctctctctaataaataaacaaaaccttaaaaaaaaaataagctctacacccaatgtggagcttgaatacacaaccccaagattgagagtcacatCTATCtacttagccagccaggtgcccctggattggGGCACAATACAGTGGATTGTTTGAAAGTCtgctaaaaaaagaaaccaagtacTAAAATCCTCTCCTTCACTCTACAAAGCTATTAAGCTACCTGTTCCACATCCGAGTCAAAAAGTTGAAGTTTACTCTCTGGAGAGAATAAAACAGACTGTCTTGAACTAAAGACATGAGGCAAAGTGGAGGGAGaccaaaaactaagaaaatgaaacaaaccagGAATACaaattggcacagccactgtgaaaaatagtatggaaactcctcaaaaaaattaaaaatagaaatatcatatgatctagtaattccactactggatagtAAAGGAAAATAGTAGttcaaaaagatatacacaccccTATGATTacagcagcattacttacaatagccaagataagcaAGCTGCCCAAGTGCCCACTCATAAATGAACAgataaggaagaggtggtatatatagaaaatgaaatattgctcagccataaaaaagaatgagattttgccatttgcaacaacacaggtagacctagagggtattatgcatgctaagtgaaataagtccgtcagagaaagacaaacaccgaattatttctcttatctgtgtaatctaaaaaaacgaaacaaacaaacaaaaagcagaaatagacccagaagtatagagaacaaactgatggttgccagaggggttgggcaaaatgaatgaaggagagtgggagatacaggcttccatttatggaatgaataagtcagagGGATGAGAGGTACAGGATAGAAAAtacagtcagtggtattgtaacagcattgtatggtgacagatggtaattgCATTTGTAGTGAGAAGAGCATCCCATATAGAGCTGCTGAACCACTgtgttgaacacctgaaactaatgtaacttcctgttgtcaactatacttaaatataaataaataaataggaaaaagtaAGAAACAGGTAAAAATCAACTTAGAGGAAATAGTTTGTGCAAGGAGAGAGGTTTTAAAAGTTAACAGGAATATCCATAAAGAGACTAGAAAAGATACTTCACCCACAAAACAGGATGttatttcaaatggaaaattcAGAGAACAATAAGAACTACTGAaaattttctaggggtgcctggctgtctgtCAGTGGAGTatacagctcttgatctcagtgttgctGGTTTAagttccatgttgggtgcagagattacttaaaagtaaaatcttaaaaaaaaaaaaattctaaatataatagcaaaaatgaaaatcccagaagaataaatggatttaaaaatcgGGAaaaccgggatgcctgggtggctcagttggttgagcagctgccttcggctcaggtcatgatcccggcgtcctgggatcgagtcccgcatcgggctccttgctccgcggggagcctgcttctccctctgactctgcctgccactctgtctgcctgtgctcactctcgctctctctctctgactaaataaaaaaataataataataataataaaataataaataaataaaaatcgggaaaacctcccccaaaaaaaTAGACCAAGAAAatcaaagatacagaaataaagcaaaaaaaaaaaaaaaaagttttttaataagAGTACCAATCTAGGAGGTACCATATCTTAATAATGGACTTTCAGGGGTGGGCAGGGATGGTGGGGAAATACTCAGCAACGAAATAATTCAAGGAAATTTCCCATGACTAAAGGACACGAGTTTCTTGATGGAAAATGCTTCCTAATGCCATATGAAGACAGACCCATACCAAACCACAGTAATGAAAACTTTCAGAATAGTAGGGACAAGATGAAGATTTCacgaagataaataaatacatcaaacaTAAAAGATCAgaaatcagggacgcctgggtggctagttggttgagcagctgccttcggcttgggtcgtgatcccggcgtcctggaatcaagtcccgcatcaggctccttgctcggcggggagcctgcttctccctctgcctctgcctgccattctgtctacctgtgctcgctctctccccctctctctctctgataaataaataaaatcttaaaaaaaaaagattaaaaaaaaaagatcagaaatcAGAATGGCTTTGGATTTCTCAAATACTGATTGGAAACAATGAAGCAATGCATTCAGATTCTGAAATTTTCTCCCAACTGAGATAATTATACTCAAATTATCAATAAAGCATGGAAGTAGAATAAAGTCATTTCAGCATGTTGGCTTAACCAGCTTTTACTGCATAATGAACAACCACAGGCTCTTGCATACACAATATgcatttggggtgggggggcagtgggtggagaggcacagggaaaggaagagagaatcttaagctctAGGTGTGGAGTCTGACAccgggctcagtctcacaaccctgagatcatgacttgagctgaaaccaagagtgggacacttaaccaactgagcctctgAGGTGCCCCATgatatgcatttttattcttgttcACATGTCTGTGGATTAGCAGAGATGACTCCCCTCTAGGCTCTGAGTCTGCAGGTCAGCTGGTGAGGCTCCAATCCATGTGTAAAAACTGACAATTAACCTAAGCAAAATTACAATATAATTGTGTGTGGAGAAGAGGGGGTGGAGAGGTGAATACAGATAGCGGAGCAGAAGAAGAAAGCTCACTCCTTACTCCCGGCGCTGGCAGAGCACAGTAGTTAAGGGCATAAACTGTAGAGCCAGATCATGAGGCTTTGAATTCCAACTCAGTCATTTCTGGCATGtaggaccttgggcaaattactaaATCTTTCTGTGCtttagtctcctcatctgtaagacaGCATTAGTAATCATACCCACTTCCCAGAGTGATTATGACCATTCAAGAAATTAATATATGGGGAGTACCTAGAGAACTGCCTGGCAAATACTAAGTGTTAGGAGTGATTGCCATTATTATTGATCATGGTGGAGAACCAGTAGAAAATGCCCATGCTGAAAAGATAACCAAGAAGTAACCATTCCATTATAGTATTTACAGACATAGATGTAAATACCAAAATAACTAGCTAGGAAGTGAAAATGGTTGCCTCtgtggaaaagaagaagaaaggaaggactgGGAGCTCCTGTTTTTCAATGAAACTAGAGAAGTGGCTGATTCTTATGTACGTTATAACTttgagaaagattaaaaaataaacaaagatggaatgagagaagatgcCAAGCCACGCATGAGGAAAACAACCCTTACATTTCTTTGACGGTGGAAGGGCAAAATGGTTCTCCGATGTTAGAAGTGGAAGGCGAACATCAAAATATTGAGTTCCTGCAGCACCCCGAAGGTGTCTACAGAAGAAAAAACTTTTGAATTTTCTCCTAACCCAAGAAACAATAATGTGTTTATAACTAGAAAAACAACAGTTGAGTTCAGATGTTGTAATTCCTGTAGCATAATattccctattattatttttttttcctttctggcatctttatttttctatctggTACATGAACAAAGTGAACGTGGTCAGAAAAGTCAGCTGCACTGAAACACTTGAGCCGATGGTAAAACGGAGGGCGCGTGGACATGGAAGGGCGGGGTGGCAATTCCAGACCAGCTTCCCCCAGAGGGCTTGTGCGCCAAGCCCGCGACCAGAGGCTGCTCTGGGCAGGACCGTGCAGTGCATCTCTGGTGAGGAGGGACAAGAAGGACCAGTCACAACAGGGACTACAGCCGGGCATGAGTTTATTGGCTTCTGGCCTCTCGCTCCTGCTTGATGAAGTTGATTAGCCCATTGGTGGAAGAGTCATGAGAGGTCACTGGGCTACTCCCGTCAAGCTCGGGCTTGATTTTCTTGGCCAGCTGCTTTCCTAGCTCCACCCCCCACTGGTCAAAGCTGTTGATGTCCCAGATGATACCCTGAACGAAGATCTTGAGCTCATGCATGGCAATCAAGGCTCCCAGAATGAATGGCGTGAGCTTGGTGAATACAATGGAGTTGGTTGGGCGATTTCCTTCAAAGACCTTGTGTGGCAACAGCTTCTCCAAGGCCTCTGGACTCGTCCCTGCAGCCTGCAGCTCCTTCCGGGCCTCCTCTGTCGACTTCCCCTTCATCAGGGCCTCCGTCTGGGCCAAAAAGTTGGCCAGGAGGATCTTGTGGTGCAAACCCTTCCTTATCGGGTGCTGGGTCTGGACTGGGATGAGGAAGTCACAAGATATCATCTTGGTGCCTTGGTGGATGAGCTGGTAGAAGGCATGCTGGCCATTGGTCCCTGGCTCCCCCAACAAAATGGGGCCTGTTTGGTGGTCCACGCGAGTGCCAGACTTGGTGATATACTTCCCGTTGGACTCCATGTCGCCCTGCTGGAAATAGGCCGCAAAGCGGTGCAGATACTGGTCGTAGGGCAGCATGGCCTGCGTCTCGCACCCAAAGCAGTTGATGTACCAGATGCCCAGCATGGCCAGGATGACACGCGCGTTCTTCTCCAGGGGCATCATACGGAAGTGCTGGTCCATCCAGTGAGCCCCTGAGAGCAGCTGCTCAAAGTTGTCAAATCCCACATGCAGTGCAATGGAGAGTCCAATGGCTGACCACAGCGAGTAGCATCCTCCTACCCAATCCCAGAACTCGAACATATTTTGAGGGTCAATCCCAAACTCCTTCACTTTGGACGTGTTGGTAGACAGGGCAACAAAGTGCTTTGCAACTGCAGAAGGGTCCTTGGCCGACAGGAGAAACCACTCCTTTGCCATCTCTGCATTCGTAATGGTCTCCTGGGTGGTAAAGGTCTTGGAGGCAATGATGAACAGGGACGACTCAGGATTCAGGGTGGCCAGAGTTTTGGCAATGTGGGTCCCATCAATGTTGGAGACAAACCAAACCCAGGGACCTCCTGAAGAGTACGGCTTAAGGGCTTCGGTCACCATGAGGGGTCCCAGGTCAGAGCCGCCAATGCCGATGTTAATGACGTCCGTGATGGGCTTGCCCGAGTACCCCTTCCATTCGCCACTGCGGACGCGCTGACAGAAAGACTTCATCTTCTCCAGGACCCTGTTGACCTCTGGCATCACATCCTTGCCATCCACCAGAATGGGTGTGTTTGACCGGTTTCGCAAGGCCACGTGCAGCACTGCCCGTTCCTCTGTGAAGTTGATCTTCTCGCCACTGAACATGCGATCCCGGGCAGCCTCCATGCCCCTACTTGGCCAGGTCCACCAGCATCTGCATCACAGTGTAAGTCACAAGGTTTTTTGAGTAATCCACCAGAATATGCCCATGGCTGGTGTTCAGGTTCAAGCTGAAGTGGCTGAAGCGTTCCTTGTCCCCTTTGAAAAGACAGCGCAAGTTGAGGTCAGAGCCGTGCTCGCGGTACCATTTCTGCAGCTTCTGGAACTGCAGATTCTGGATGAGCACAGCCATGACGACAGCAGTGGGATGCACTGGCTTGGACGAGCtcggaggaggaagaggggctaTTTCCTATTATTTAATGCACTGCACCAGTCCTCCTTTCCATCTTCTAGTCATTTGTGGCACATCACTACATCTGAATATTCATAGGCacgatgcatttttttttccaaattaagcCACTGCATATTAGAACTTCAAATAAATTTGGGAGCTTAAAACCAACTGATTCTTTTAAAGTTTCCTcctttttcagggcacctggctggttcagtcagtggaacatgcgactcttgatctcagggttgtgagtttgagccccaggctgggtgtagagattgcttaaaaataaaatccttaaaaaaaaaaataaaataggggagcctgagtggctctgtcagttaagcacctgccttcagttcaggtcatgatcccaggacataGGGTTAAGTGCTatgtagggttccctgctcagtggggagcctgcttctacctctgcccctccctccgcttgtgctcactctctctctctctctctcaaataagtaaaatcttaaaaaaaataaagcccacatagggctcctggCTCGAAGGgagtgtgcttttccctctccctctgcctactactccccacccccacttgtgcaagctctctctccatcaaagaaagaaataaaatctttttaaaaataaataaataggggcgcctgggtggctcagtgggttaagccgctgccttcagctcaggtcatgatctcagggtcctgggatcaagtcccgcatcgggctctctgctcagcaggggccctgtttcccttctttctctctctgcctgcctctctgcctactgtgatctctctctgtcaaataaataaataaaatctttaaaaaataaataaataaaaataaacaaataaaaataataaaataaaagtaaaatgtcttcctttttcaACAATGCCATTCTCCTAcaactttcattttcttagtagttttgtttttatcaatcaaaataaacaaatgggcaaTCAATACCTAAAAAAAacttgttacaaaaaaaaaaaagaaaagcatccaaCAAAGTCAAGATTTGAAACCTTTCCATATAAAATTAATACTACAGAACAGTAGTCTGAcaaaaacatatgtaaatatgtgtaGGATTTTTAAAGTGGGAACttcaattgaaaatgaaaaaaatacaaaacaaaaactagtagaaataaaaccaaagtagGCCTGTTTTTAGTAGGAAcattagaaatcttaaaaataaaaaaacaagcattaaaataaaatttgcaacaGATGGGATTAAACTCTAGACCCAACAGAGTCAAAGATAAAGTCAGTGAACTGAAAACAGAGTAGTGAGAAATTAATTCAGAATGCAGTACTGAAAGGcaatacaaaaaataatgagaaCTAAAGAGGCCTTGAGATAAGATTGAGAGATTCGAAGAAATGTCTCAGAGTGgttccaaaataaaagaataaagggcACGACAAAGAAGAAACACTTGAAGAAATAAAGTGGGTAAGTTTTCAGAGTTGAGGAAATATGTTCTCGTGCATGTTGCATACCAAGCAggaaaaatagaacaataaaTTCCACACAGAGAAACATTACAGTGAAACAACATTAAGGATGAAAAGACAACTATAAAAGCCGCGATaggaaaaaagatacattatCTACCTAGGAATTACAACAGACTTCTTATCGGAACAGTACATGCTAGAAGGTAATGAGGTAATACCTTTGAAAGTGCTGAGAGAAATGACTGTAGGTACTCCCAGTATCTATGGAGGAGTAAACCAAGACACTGCTAGGCTCAGTAAATCTCTCAAGATTCTATCggtgggattcaaacccagacagtcTCAGCTTCACCATCCACATTGTTAGCTATGAACCTGCcatgcatttataaaatatatgggaaacttacataataaaagaaacaattcaCCAAGCAACAGCTAGGCTAAATATTTAACAGGAAACATGAGTAAATCATGCTACAGTCACACAACAGAACACTAAAAAGCAACTGCAATTAATAAATTGTATCTACACCCTTCCACAGGGGTGtgcctcaaaaataaaatgtgccatCAACCAGGAATGTGTGCGTAGGCCTCTGAATCCTTCAACTACAGAATTAAAAGATTGCTAAGAAGCATTGAAGGtagatgttaaatatttttctcctgaaaaatttCCTCCTGGAAAATTGACCCGTCACATCTTTTTCAACAATTTTGAGAtctgaatgagagaaagaaatacaaaaaaaaaaaacagtctgttTGGACCAAGAATTTTTAAGGCATCTGAACGTCTGAAGGAGCTAGCAATCTGATCACACTTGTAGAGCAGATGGGAGCAAGGGAAGCTCAGAGTAAATTCAAAACCCAGATCCTATTTATAACTGATCTCTTCCCAGCCTTTTGGCCAGAATCACTTATATATGATTAGTGATTAATACCCATTGATTCTTCTGTTGACATATGAGAGATATGCAATAAGATCATCTTACAGTTGTCAGGAGCAAGGAGAGGGGGAAACGGAGAGCCAAGTGAAGTGTATTCTTTAAGGAGTTATATTAGAAAGCTAAAAATGCTTGATTACAGCCATCAGTAAGATGAGCTGTCATGGGGATGCCtcaggggctcagttggttaagtgtctgcctttggctccggtcatgatcccagagtcctgggatcaagccccaccaagcagggaacctgtttctccctccacctAATGCTCCCTCGgcttattctctctctgacaagtaaataaagtttttttttaagattttatttattttatttatttgtgagagacagagagtgagagagagc
Coding sequences within:
- the LOC132002964 gene encoding LOW QUALITY PROTEIN: glucose-6-phosphate isomerase-like (The sequence of the model RefSeq protein was modified relative to this genomic sequence to represent the inferred CDS: inserted 2 bases in 1 codon) — protein: MAVLIQNLQFQKLQKWYREHGSDLNLRCLFKGDKERFSHFSLNLNTSHGHILVDYSKNLVTYTVMQMLVDLAKXRGMEAARDRMFSGEKINFTEERAVLHVALRNRSNTPILVDGKDVMPEVNRVLEKMKSFCQRVRSGEWKGYSGKPITDVINIGIGGSDLGPLMVTEALKPYSSGGPWVWFVSNIDGTHIAKTLATLNPESSLFIIASKTFTTQETITNAEMAKEWFLLSAKDPSAVAKHFVALSTNTSKVKEFGIDPQNMFEFWDWVGGCYSLWSAIGLSIALHVGFDNFEQLLSGAHWMDQHFRMMPLEKNARVILAMLGIWYINCFGCETQAMLPYDQYLHRFAAYFQQGDMESNGKYITKSGTRVDHQTGPILLGEPGTNGQHAFYQLIHQGTKMISCDFLIPVQTQHPIRKGLHHKILLANFLAQTEALMKGKSTEEARKELQAAGTSPEALEKLLPHKVFEGNRPTNSIVFTKLTPFILGALIAMHELKIFVQGIIWDINSFDQWGVELGKQLAKKIKPELDGSSPVTSHDSSTNGLINFIKQEREARSQ